Proteins found in one Miscanthus floridulus cultivar M001 chromosome 4, ASM1932011v1, whole genome shotgun sequence genomic segment:
- the LOC136549048 gene encoding uncharacterized protein: MAREGVAVRLAAITIVSPARSELWSAFYSNNWYQSRRGAGKEPFGGGEEPCEVLESDKVERRHDRLAVGAMLRGVPEDMHAMLLNKKSAKEAWESLKTMHLGADRVKEVTAQKLLSDFEAISFKTGETIEEFAMRITKLASDLRGLGETSVDDARVVKKFLRVVPPRYNQVAVAIEMFCDVKTLSIEELVGRLRAAEARFEPTVEQVMEEEWMARNKSRMERVLPEKYDDGAWILDTGVTNHMTGCRSSLTSLDKSVCGAVRFGDGLTVEIYGVGVVTMAGRNQEHRVLTEVYFIPSLKCNIVSLGQLEEAGCRVEIDKGVLVVLERKQPGVERGVVIRAERKSRFCYMWLELLAGKDEALACFKRFRAAAELESGRRLKALRTDRGGEFNSRAFVVFCSEHGIKHNTTTPYTPQQNGVVERRNQMIVEMARCLLKSMGVPPRKPGIKHLRTFGCVAYAKKASLGISKLTNRSTPGVFFGYEPGTKGYRIYDPVKDKLMVTRDVIFDEKKPWNWEGKEDSKAKEAAETTDTFQVQWDDTDTILGLATGSEEDVVLDFEPVSPAASIPLAGGASNTPPGTPNSNSGTPLIQWAMPPTGQFVDSEGDPLWYRMIADLLDDTEEI; the protein is encoded by the exons ATGGCGCGGGAGGGCGTCGCG GTTAGACTCGCCGCGATCACCATCGTTTCGCCGGCGCGATCCGAGCTCTGGAGTGCGTTCtactccaacaattggtatcagagccgaagAGGAGCCGGGAAGGAGCCGTTTGGTGGCGGGGAGGAGCCCTGCGAGGTGCTGG AGTCTGATAAGGTGGAGCGGAGGCATGATCGGCTCGCCGTGGGTGCCATGCTGAGGGGCGTTCCGGAGGACATGCACGCTATGTTGCTGAACAAAAAGTCAGCAAAGGAGGCGTGGGAGTCGCTGAAGACGATGCATCTCGGAGCAGATCGGGTCAAGGAGGTGACTGCGCAGAAGTTGTTGAGCGATTTCGAAGCGATATCCTTCAAGACCGGCGAGACGATTGAAGAATTCGCCATGAGGATTACCAAACTCGCGTCGGATCTGCGCGGTCTTGGAGAGACAAGCGTTGATGATGCGCGAGTGGTGAAGAAGTTCTTGAGGGTCGTACCGCCACGCTACAATCAGGTGGCGGTGGCGATCGAGATGTTCTGCGACGTGAAGACCCTGTCCATCGAGGAACTTGTTGGCCGTCTCAGGGCGGCAGAGGCTCGGTTCGAGCCCACggtcgaacaagtgatggaggaAGAATGGATGGCCAGGAACAAGAGTCGCATG GAACGTGTGCTTCCAGAGAAGTATGATGATGGAGCATGGATACTTGACACAGGGGTGACAAATCACATGACAGGTTGTCGGTCCTCACTGACAAGCCTGGACAAGTCCGTGTGTGGTGCTGTGAGGTTCGGCGATGGCTTGACCGTGGAGATCTACGGGGTTGGCGTGGTCACAATGGCTGGTAGAAATCAGGAGCATCGCGTCCTCACCGAGGTTTATTTCATCCCCTCTCTGAAATGTAATATTGTCAGTCTTGGTCAACTTGAAGAAGCAGGATGCCGTGTTGAGATCGACAAGGGTGTTCTGGTGGTGCTCGAGCGGAAGCAACCAGGTGTGGAAAGAGGTGTTGTGATTAGAGCAGAAAGAAAGAGTCGCTT CTGCTATATGTGGCTGGAATTGCTGGCGGGAAAAGATGAAGCGCTGGCATGTTTCAAAAGGTTCAGGGCAGCGGCTGAATTGGAGTCAGGCCGTCGCCTGAAGGCGCTCAGAACGGACCGCGGCGGCGAGTTCAACTCTAGGGCGTTTGTGGTGTTCTGCAGTGAGCATGGCATCAAGCACAACACAACTACGCCCTATACTCCGCAACAGAATGGTGTTGTGGAACGGAGGAATCAGATGATAGTGGAGATGGCGAGGTGTTTACTGAAGAGTATGGGAGTACCACCTCG AAAACCCGGGATCAAGCATTTGAGGACGTTTGGCTGTGTTGCTTATGCAAAGAAGGCTAGCCTAGGAATAAGCAAGTTAACTAACAGATCAACACCAGGTGTGTTCTTTGGCTATGAGCCGGGGACAAAAGGTTATCGTATTTATGATCCAGTGAAGGACAAGCTCATGGTGACTCGTGATGTGATCTTTGATGAGAAAAAGCCATGGAATTGGGAAGGGAAAGAAGACAGCAAGGCGAAAGAGGCAGCGGAGACAACTGATACGTTTCAGGTTCAGTGGGATGACACTGACACTATTCTTGGTCTGGCAACGGGATCTGAGGAAGATGTGGTGCTCGATTTCGAGCCGGTTTCTCCTGCTGCGTCAATTCCATTAGCAGGGGGTGCATCAAACACACCACCTGGGACTCCTAACTCCAATTCGGGTACACCATTGATACAGTGGGCCATGCCACCCACTGGTCAGTTCGTGGATTCAGAAGGTGATCCACTCTGGTACAGAATGATCGCTGATCTGCTGGATGATACTGAAGAAATTTAG
- the LOC136552538 gene encoding vacuolar protein 8-like, producing the protein MGEAGEEESAAAPAELSRQAELDEQRCLAEALDAISSLVSASLSATLFPLKWQLIRDRLNRLHAGLADITVPEGDENGEDRWEAFSNLLLDVAAAAREARELVPRSQGRHYGGGKLRLRSDLDVLAAGLDAHVARLDEVYASGALTRARALVVPRPGAGATRDDVRFYVRDLFARLRVGGAEMRREAAAALSEALRDDEKCVSVVASDVADGVGVLVALLEFPDARVQEEALEAVSVIAGSDAHRGDLVVGGAIAPVVRVLDSGAGSEAAKESAARVLCRLTENSDNAWAVAAHGGVTALLDLCTNHGASGGELVCAACRVLRSLAGVDEIRKYMVADAGAVPVLVSLSQRATDDAARIQAMELLAAIGSGDSSAREAVVQEGAVESLVRALDPSCQTQTPSSSSSKVREVALRAIDAICLSPPTSTDRLLAARFLDRVVSLLRNVDTTLQHCALKAAHRLCQVSEEIKKAMGDAGFMPELVSLLGASKSPEAREMAAESLCALVSVHRNRKRFVQDDRDVARVLQMLGPDEEKPTPAKRFLLSTVMHLTDSSSGRRKIMSSEHVRNLEKLAETDVPDAKRIVKRLGGSRLRSIFHGIWRL; encoded by the exons ATGGGAGAAGCAGGGGAGGAAGAATCGGCCGCCGCGCCGGCGGAGTTGAGCCGGCAAGCGGAGCTGGATGAGCAGCGGTGCCTGGCGGAGGCTCTGGACGCCATCAGTTCGTTGGTCTCTGCTTCCTTGTCCGCGACGCTGTTCCCGCTCAAGTGGCAGCTCATCAGGGACCGGCTCAACCGGCTCCACGCCGGCCTCGCCGACATCACCGTCCCCGAGGGCGACGAGAACGGCGAGGACCGGTGGGAGGCGTTCTCGAACCTCCTGCTGGACGTCGCGGCGGCCGCCCGGGAGGCGCGGGAGCTGGTGCCGCGGAGCCAGGGGCGTCACTACGGCGGCGGCAAGCTGCGGCTGCGCAGCGACCTCGACGTCCTGGCCGCGGGCCTCGACGCGCACGTGGCGCGGTTGGACGAGGTGTACGCGTCGGGCGCGCTGACGCGGGCACGGGCGCTGGTGGTGCCGCGCCCCGGCGCCGGGGCCACCCGCGACGACGTGCGGTTCTACGTGCGCGACCTCTTCGCCAGGCTCAGGGTCGGCGGCGCCGAGATGCGGAGGGAGGCCGCGGCCGCGCTCAGCGAGGCGCTGCGCGACGACGAGAAGTGCGTCAGCGTCGTGGCGTCCGACGTCGCGGACGGCGTCGGCGTCCTCGTCGCGCTGCTCGAGTTCCCCGACGCCCGCGTCCAGGAGGAGGCCCTAGAGGCGGTCTCGGTGATCGCCGGGTCCGACGCGCACAGGGGAGACCTGGTCGTCGGCGGCGCCATCGCACCCGTGGTCCGTGTCCTCGACTCCGGCGCCGGCAGCGAGGCGGCCAAGGAGAGCGCGGCGCGGGTGCTCTGCAGGCTCACCGAGAACTCGGACAACGCGTGGGCCGTCGCCGCGCACGGCGGCGTCACGGCGCTGCTCGACCTGTGCACGAACCACGGAGCGAGCGGCGGCGAGCTCGTGTGCGCGGCGTGCCGGGTGCTGCGGAGCCTCGCGGGCGTCGACGAGATCAGGAAGTATATGGTGGCCGACGCTGGGGCTGTACCGGTGCTCGTGTCTCTCTCGCAGAGGGCCACGGACGACGCGGCGCGAATCCAGGCGATGGAGCTCCTCGCCGCCATCGGCTCTGGGGATAGCTCAGCCAGGGAGGCCGTGGTCCAGGAAGGCGCCGTCGAGTCCCTCGTCCGCGCGCTCGACCCCTCCTGCCAGACCCagacgccctcctcctcctcgtcgaagGTGCGGGAGGTGGCCCTCCGTGCCATCGACGCGATCTGCCTTTCGCCGCCCACCTCCACGGACCGTCTCCTCGCCGCAAGGTTCCTCGACCGCGTCGTCTCCCTCCTCCGCAACGTCGACACCACGCTGCAGCACTGCGCGCTGAAGGCGGCGCACCGCCTGTGCCAGGTGTCGGAGGAGATCAAGAAGGCGATGGGCGACGCCGGGTTCATGCCAGAGCTGGTGAGCCTCCTCGGCGCGTCCAAGTCCCCCGAGGCGCGGGAGATGGCGGCCGAGTCGCTCTGCGCCTTGGTGTCCGTGCACCGCAACCGGAAGCGGTTCGTCCAGGACGACCGCGACGTGGCTCGGGTGCTGCAGATGCTGGGCCCCGACGAGGAGAAGCCCACGCCGGCGAAGCGGTTCCTGCTGTCGACGGTGATGCACCTCACGGACAGCAGCTCCGGCCGGAGGAAGATCATGTCCTCGGAGCACGTCAG GAATCTCGAGAAGCTTGCGGAGACCGATGTCCCGGACGCCAAACGGATCGTGAAGAGGCTTGGCGGGAGCAGGCTGAGGAGCATTTTCCATGGCATTTGGAGACTGTAA